A single Metarhizium brunneum chromosome 5, complete sequence DNA region contains:
- the Dml_1 gene encoding 2,3-dimethylmalate lyase produces MLPSALEKSVTLDGPLARDMGDGSSSHEQVSGHGNLPGYLSLNHASAEVKEPVSGATKLRKMLFETNEIVVCPGVYDGLSARTAIELGFNAMYMTGAGTTASRLGQPDLAIAQLHEMRENADMIANLDPFGPPLIADMDTGYGGPIMAARTVEQYIRAGVAGAHLEDQVLTKRCGHLAGKKVVPREEYYARIRAAHAARVRMRSDFVLIARTDALQSLGYDECIERLRTARDLGADVGLLEGFKSKEQAAQAVKDLAPWPLLLNSVENGASPTITVDEARQMGFRIMIFSFACIAPAYRAIKETLTLLKTKGIVGTPKDLTPVRLFEVCGLQHSMSVDVEAGGLSFANGV; encoded by the exons ATGTTGCCCAGCGCACTTGAAAAGTCCGTGACTCTCGACGGCCCTCTTGCTCGAGACATGGGCGACGGCTCGAGCAGTCATGAACAGGTATCTGGGCATGGCAATCTCCCTGGTTACCTGTCTCTCAACCACGCCAGCGCAGAGGTCAAGGAGCCTGTTTCCGGAGCCACCAAGCTGCGCAAGATGCTCTTTGAGACCAACGAGATCGTTGTTTGCCCAGGTGTCTATGATGGCTTATCCGCACGCACAGCCATTGAGCTCGGCTTCAACGCCATGTACATG ACGGGAGCAGGCACCACGGCCTCTAGGCTCGGCCAGCCCGATCTGGCCATTGCCCAGCTGCACGAGATGCGCGAGAATGCAGACATGATTGCCAACCTGGACCCCTTTGGCCCGCCACTcattgccgacatggacactGGCTACGGAG gtcccatcatggccgctcGCACGGTGGAGCAATATATTCGGGCTGGCGTTGCCGGCGCGCATCTCGAGGACCAGGTCCTTACGAAGCGGTGCGGCCATCTCGCTGGCAAAAAGGTCGTCCCTCGCGAGGAGTACTACGCCCGCATCCGCGCCGCCCACGCAGCCCGCGTCCGCATGCGCTCCGACTTTGTGCTGATTGCGCGAACCGACGCCCTGCAGTCGCTCGGCTACGACGAGTGCATCGAGCGTCTCCGTACGGCGCGGgacctcggcgccgacgtcggcCTCCTCGAGGGCTTCAAGTCCAAGGAGCAGGCGGCCCAGGCCGTCAAGGACCTGGCCCCCTGGCCGCTGCTCCTCAACAGCGTCGAGAACGGCGCCAGCCCGACCATtaccgtcgacgaggcgcgCCAGATGGGCTTCCGCATCATGatcttctcctttgcctGCATCGCGCCCGCGTACAGGGCCATCAAGGAGACTCTCACCCTGctcaagaccaagggcaTCGTTGGCACGCCCAAGGACTTGACGCCCGTCCGCTTGTTTGAGGTGTGTGGGCTGCAGCACTCCATGTCTGTTGATGTGGAGGCCGGTGGACTTTCGTTTGCAAATGGTGTATAA
- the MOCOS gene encoding Molybdenum cofactor sulfurase, producing the protein MPSITDEHPEYSRTGKLDTLRATEYGYLDEQDHVYLDYTGAGLAARWQLQAHRNRLDGATFGNPHSESPTSRAATDLVDRARRRVLLHLNASPEDYHVVFTANATGAAKLVGEAYPFARGARLVLTADNHNSLNGLREYARRAGSKTRYVPLRPKDLRIDTDAVVEALGRRRPWPLSRPSKRPCPRGLFAYPAQSNFSGVRHPLRWIKLAQDLGYDVLLDAAAYLPTSQLDLSAVNPSFVIVSWYKVFGFPTGVGCLVARRDALARLARPYFAGGTVQAATVAVPWHALAPGEAAFEDGTVNYLSIPDVHAGLDWVSAIGMDAIATRVRCLTGLFIDRLLGLRHGDGSPMAVLYGPAGTESRGGTVAFNLLDARGRLVDERLVALESGRARISLRTGCFCNPGAGEAVFGVAASTLRPLVGQKGGTFDDFLRMARLPTGGAIRVSFGVASTCGDVDYFMDFATRTYKDRVTSAEGLAPRPGC; encoded by the coding sequence ATGCCGAGCATCACGGACGAGCACCCCGAGTACAGCCGCACCGGCAAGCTGGACACGCTCCGGGCGACCGAGTACGGCTACCTCGACGAGCAGGACCACGTCTACCTCGACTACACGGGCGCGGGGCTCGCCGCCCGTTGGCAGCTCCAGGCGCACAGGAAccgcctcgacggcgccaCGTTTGGGAATCCGCACTCGGAGAGCCCAACCAGCCGCGCGGCGACGGACCTCGTCGACCGGGCGCGGCGCCGCGTGCTGCTGCACCTCAACGCCTCCCCGGAGGACTACCACGTCGTCTTCACCGCCAATGCCACCGGCGCCGCCAAGCTCGTCGGCGAGGCGTACCCCTTTGCCAGGGGCGCGCGCCTCGTCCTCACCGCCGACAACCACAACTCGCTCAACGGCCTGCGCGAGTacgcccgccgcgccggctCCAAGACGCGCTACGTGCCCCTGCGGCCCAAGGACCTGCGCATCGACAccgacgccgtcgtcgaggcgctgggccgccgccgcccctgGCCCCTGAGCCGGCCCTCGAAGCGCCCGTGTCCCCGGGGCCTCTTTGCCTACCCGGCCCAGAGCAACTTCAGCGGCGTGCGCCATCCGCTGCGCTGGATCAAGCTGGCCCAGGACCTCGGCTACGacgtcctcctcgacgccgccgcctacCTGCCCACGAGCCAGCTCGACCTGTCCGCCGTCAACCCCagcttcgtcatcgtcagcTGGTACAAGGTCTTCGGCTTCCCGACCGGCGTCGGCTGCCTGGTCGCCCGCCGCGACGCGCTGGCCCGGCTCGCCCGGCCCTACTTTGCCGGCGGCACCGTCCAGGCGGCCACCGTCGCCGTCCCCTGGCACGCGCTGGCCCCGGGCGAGGCCGCCTTCGAGGACGGCACCGTCAACTACCTGTCCATCCCGGACGTGCACGCCGGCCTGGACTGGGTGTCGGCCATTGGCATggacgccatcgccacccGCGTGCGCTGCCTGACGGGCCTCTTCATCGACCGGCTGCTCGGGCTGcggcacggcgacggcagcccCATGGCCGTGCTGTACGGGCCGGCCGGCACGGAGTCGCGCGGGGGCACCGTCGCCTTCAACCTGCTCGACGCCCGGggccgcctcgtcgacgagcgCCTCGTCGCGCTGGAGTCGGGCCGCGCCCGCATCTCCCTGCGCACCGGGTGCTTCTGTAACCCGGGCGCGGGCgaggccgtctttggcgtcgCCGCGAGCACGCTGCGGCCCCTGGTGGGCCAAAAGGGCGGCACGTTTGACGACTTCCTCCGCATGGCGCGCCTGCCTACCGGTGGCGCGATACGGGTTTCCTTTGGCGTCGCGAGCACGTGCGGCGACGTCGATTACTTCATGGATTTTGCGACCAGAACGTACAAGGACCGCGTGACTTCGGCAGAGGGCTTGGCCCCGAGGCCGGGCTGTTGA